TCCAGTCAAATTTGTATAAATTCAGCTTCTCCCAGAATTCCTGACATTTCTTCTCAACCGTTTTTGCTTCGTACCTTACGGGGAAGCTTCGGCTATTCCATTCGTATGAAAAACCATTTCTTAAGGTCTCTGTCAACTGGCTTTAACTCTCCTGGCCTCAGTTGAAGAATCGATTAAGCGTGTTCTCTGAGGATCCTATTAAAAGGAAAGGTGGGCGGCTTTAAAAGTTTAATTAGCGAACTAAACGTCTTAAACCCGATAACGCTCATCCCCAGTATTCCGGATAGAAGAATCACCCCGTCAAGAAGTGATGAAACTGGTGAAAGCAGATTGGGCCAATGGGCCCCAGCGACGTCAAACACGTAGCCAAAGTAGTTGAAAAACCAGTGAAGAAGCACGCATGCGGGAATCCCCTTCCAGATATATACGATGGAGAGCACTACGCCCGCGAGCGTGGCTGAGGAAATTTTACCGACGTTCCAGCCGCTTCCTGAGAAATAATGGGCTAAACCGAACATCGCTGATGAGCCTGCAATAAGAATCCATTCATAGACCGTTAATCCACGTATCACGCCGTTTTTATCGACCGTCGGTAAGCCTAAAGCGTCTTTCACACGGTCGGGGTGAATGTAGGAAACCGATGCATTCCATATTTTCTTTAGACGCCTTTCTTTAGTGGCTCGGTAAGTTATTATGCTGATGAGCGTACCGATCGGAGTGACTCTGAATCCGATCTCCTCGATGAGGGGGGAATAAGCTAAGCTAAACATGGCGTTAAAAGGATTGTTAAACCTTATACCTCCCGTTGGTACTCCATGGGCTTCTTGGAAGCTCTGGAGGATGATGATTCCGATTAAAAGCGCTCCCGAAATATACGGCATTGATAGCAACCAATTGTTTGAAGGTATTAACACGTTTCTGTCTTTTACGTGTTTGAATTGTCTATGAAATCCATCACCCGTCATATAGGTTAAAGCGAAAAAAATAGCGTATATTATATTTAATAATGTGAAGACCTCGCCGACCGTGAGTTGAGCTGGAATCCTAAGTGGAATCATGTAGATGATAATGAATGGCGTGAATGCTTCTTTCATATATTCTGCGGCTTCCTGAATGCTGATAAGCATGTAAACGCCCAAAAATAGGGAGAATAAGTATAGGGTCAAATTAATCGATGCTAGGGCTACAATAAAGTAATTTAACGACTTAACGGTTCGTTCAATTATGTTCAAAAATTCGGCCTCTGGTACGCTTAGACATAAATCGCCTCCTCAGCATACCTTGACCTTGCTTTCAATCAAGTCTTTGCAGAACATGTTTATGTTCGCGAGCTCTAAGTCTATGATCTCCTTTACTTCGTTTCTCACCTCCTTAAGTTTTGTGCGTTTCCCTAGAATTAATTCAGCCGTGGCCATCATCGGTTGGTCTATCGATTGACCTATTTGACTGACTAGCCATATGTAGACCTCCTCTAGACCTGAAACCTTCTCATATATTTTTTCAGCAATTCTGTAGGAGAGTAGGTTGTAGATTTTGCCTACGTGGCTTACAGGGTTCTTTCCAGCCGCAGCCTCTGAGCTGGTTGGCCTGTTTAATGGGATTATTCCATTAACTCTATTACCTCTCCCAACCTGGCCGCAGTCTCCGTCATCAGCTGAGGTCCCTAGAACCGTTAAGTACATGCCTCCCATACCTCTCCCCCTCCTGTCAAGCGTGTTGAGGTCTATGGTAATTTGCTCCATGTCTACGTTTGCGGTTACAAACTCCTGTATTTCCTCCAAGATTTCTCCTTTTCTTCGGAAGTATGTTTCCTCCGAATCGATGTACCTGTCGACGAAGGCCATTGCTACTGTTAAATGCAGGGATTTGTTATGTCTAACTCCCATTATTTTTATGTCCTCACCTGACTCTGGATGTTTCCTTTTAAATTCCGGAGAGTTTAAGAAATGCTCGGTTTCCAAAACAATTTTCTCGGTGTCCGTTAGGGGGGCAAAGCCCACAGCCGCCGAGGTGTCGTTGGCCCCAAGGAATGCCCCGCCTCTTTTAAAGATGTCTACCAGCGGCTCTGAACCTCTCTTTAACTCCACTTGATATTTCACATGGGTTTCCGGATCTACGAACCTTAGGTTTTCCTTAAACCATTTTTTAGCTGTCCGCACCGTGATCTCCTCCACTGGAACCACGTTTTCGTCAACCTTGAAAGTCGCTCGATCTCCGAAGATCAGCAACATGGGCTTTTTAACAACTCCTCCACCGAACCTTCTCTCCACTTCACCGGCGACCAGTAAACCTTTGTCGATGTTATGGTGCATGATGACCCCAAAGTGTTTCAAGTATTCCTTGGAGAGCTCGTTTGAAACCTCGTTTAGCAACGCGTCGCAGATGGAGTCTGGATGACCTACACCCTTTCTTTCGCATATCTCTATTGGCTGAGAGTTTAGAGGGGTCTGCTTTAACTCCTTTACGATAATGTTTCTCAAGTCCTCATCGCCTTAACTTGGATTGTTGATTGTGGTTATATAGTTTTAATATGATGTGACTACATTCCATATATTAATTATATGTTGAATAGAATATTCTAGGCGGAATATTTGGGGCCTAGGAGAAGTTACAATGCTGCCTGAACTGAGGGATATTGAGAAGAGAAGACGAGCCCTAGGATTAACTCAAAAAGACTTAGCGAGATACGCTGGGGTTAGCCAATCGTTTATAGCCAAAATCGAATCCGGTAGAATTAGCCCCTCATATGAAAAAACGAAGGCCATATTCGACGTGTTAACGAGCCTGGAGAGGAAAAGGGAGATAAAAGCCTCAGAAATCATGAACGACCGCATAGTAGGAGTCTCTAAGGATAGACCTGTTTCAGAGGCGGCGAAGTTGATGTCTGAAACAGGATACTCTCAGCTACCAGTATTCGACGACGGGAACGTTGTTGGAAGCATTACTGAGAAGACGATCATCAACGGAATGATGAGGGTTAAGGATCCAGCGGAGCTTTCTCAGATAAGGGTTGAAAAAATCATGGATGACGCATTCCCTAGGATAGACGAGTCCACGCCTATGGACGCTATCTCCTACCTACTTCAATACAGTCCAGCTGTGCTGGTCACCAAGAAGGGAAAAGTAGTTGGAATAATTACGAAAGCAGATCTTTTAAAGATCTTTACTGGTTAGAACTCACTTTCTCGCGGCGGAAACGATGTTTATCACGTCTCTATCCCTTAGAACGTAATCCACCGGAAGCCTGAGACCTGTTCGAGCGTCAACCGCGTAGATCATCTTCTTAGCGAGCTCCGAATGGATCTGCGCAGCCAAGTCCTTTGCCGTAGAGTTAGGGGAGACGAGGAAGACGTCAGGTAGCACATTCCCCCTTTTATCGGAGAGCTTAGCCGGATCCTCTACGGGATACACCGTGTTCATTCTTAGAAGTTTGAAGACCGCCATATTCAACGCGAACTGCACACCGGTTCTAAGCCATTTAGATAGAACTCGCCTTTGAACATAGTTAAGCGCCCATTTCTGCTCCGTGGTTAGCCCATCTTCCCGGAGCACCTTAAAGTCCTCCTCCCCTGGGACATATTTTATGAAACCTTTCTCCTCAGCTCTCCTTAAGGCCAGCTCGGCTTCACTACAAACCGGGATCACCATCATATGCTTAAACTCGTCCCTCAATCTATCGTAGTTGCTTTCAGCCGGAGCCAAATCCATCTTGTTCGCTATGAGTATGGTTGGTTTCGAATATTCCCTCAGCTTTCTCGAGAAATCCATGCAGTCCTTCTGGTTCCAGTTTACTAGAGCCTTATCTTCTAGCCCAAGGTCGCTGAGGGCCTTCTCTATGTGATCCGCCCTAACCTTTATTCCAGCCAGCACCTGCTCTAAGGCCTGAGATGTCGGGTATCCGAATTCGCTCATAAGCTTCTCGACTTTTTTTCTTCCCTTTTCAACGTTCTTCGAAAACCATAGTACAAGCTCTTCCTCTATGTCGTATACGTCGGACACGGGGTTTCCCAACCCTGGCCGAGTGAGGTTTCCATCCTCATCCACGCTACCGGAGGCGTCCACGATGTGCAGAAGCACGTCAGCTTGGGCGGCTACGCTAAGGAATTGAGTGCCGAGGCCTCTTCCCTTCCATGCTCCTCTAATCAAGCCGGGTAAATCTATGAGCTCGATGGGGATGAACCGCCATCCTTCAACGCACATCGAATTTTTAGGGTTGTCCTTTACGTTCAACTCTCCGCATACACAGAGAGTGCTAACATAGGCGATTCCCATGTTAGGCTTCTTGGTGGTAAATGGATAGGTGGAGATCTCCGCGGTTGAGGAGGTAGCCGAGTTGAAGAATGTGGTTTTACCCGTGTTCGTTTTCCCTATTATGCCTATCCTAATCATCGCTACTTCTATCTTCTAGCTTTCCATCCGAGTTAATAAAGTTGTGATTCAAACATATGTGTAGCCGCCTAATCTTTTATCGCCTCCAGAAAGCTCATCACGTTCCATAATTTCACCCTAGTATATGGCGGCATGTTCGGGTCCTGGGATATGTCGTCTAGGATCGCGATGGCGTTTGACGCCCTAACGCCCAGCGAGTACTCAGTTGTTTGAAGAGCGTCGATGGCGTTTTTAGCCGCTCTCCTAATGTTTCTAGGCGTAGTGGTGTCTTGGGAGACCTCGTTCAACACCTCTAACGCTTGTTTAACCCTAGCCTCGTAATCTGCCTTCTTAGATTTGCCACGGCTACTCATCTTCCCATCGCCCTTGAGGTAGCAAGTTTAAGAGGAGAAATCTATTATATATGTGTCCCGATAAACCTTTCTGATTTCGAGACGCGATGTTCATGAGTGAGCATGTAAGAAGGATGGCGGACCTGCTGAAGGCTGGGGCGTCGATGCTATCGGAGCCCTGTCCAGCTTGCGGCTCCCCACTTTTTGAGGTTAAAGGCAAAGTCTACTGCGTTAAATGTAATAAGCCTGTGGTGATCGTTAGAAGCGTTGAAGAGGAGGAAAGGGTGAAGTCAGAGTTTGTGCTGTCTAGGCTGGAGAGCACAGTTTTGGCGAGGCTAAGCGAGGCCGCTGAGGCTCTGGACTCTGAGGCTGAGGTCAAAGAGGTAAAGAAGGTGGGGGAATCGATCCTCGTCTGGTTAGAAGTGCTGGATAAAATAAGGAAGCTTAAAGCTGGCTTATGAACCTTCTTGGGCATAGTTCGCCGTCAACACTTCCCTTATCTTTTTCGACTTTTTCTCACCGATTCCTTCAACCTCCATTAGCTCCTTCGCGGACGCTGTGAAGACGCCTTCAACTGACTTGAACCTCTTCAAGAGCCTACGCGCAAGTTTGACGTCGACGTTTGGTAGGCCGGCTACAACATATTCCTGAAACTCCCTAAGGGTTGGGGGTCGTTTACCTCCACGTATCCTAGGCTCCTTGCCCTCTCTTCTCTGCTCCCTTTTAGCCATGAAGTATAGGAGCAAAGCGGTTTCCTTCGAGTTCGCCGACCTGACTACGGGAATCTGATAGTCGACTAGAAGACTTGAAACAGCGCCGACGATGGATTCAGGCTTAACACCCCTAAGGCTTGTAAGGCTCTCTCCCTCCACAATAATTATCGGCTTTCTATACGTTTCTTTAAGCCTAGACGCTTGGTCGAAGAGCCTTCCATCGACGATTGAGGTGGCGAGGTCCTCAGAAGTTTTTCTCTCCGCCGCCACCTCGTCGCTCAGAATGTAATCCGCACAGGATAAGGTCTCCAGCTTGGTTTCTACGTTTAATCTGCACAGCTCGTTTATAACCTGTGAGGATGATTCCCTTGAGTCGACGATGATCTTAATTTTATCTTGACTCGTCTGTTTTTGATTCTGTTCCATGAAAAAATTTTCTAGCGGTCGTTGGCCGCGTTCCTTCGTTTCTAAGCTGGATATAGCTTTGATCATGGTTTCCTCTTTTTTCCTCACCGCCCAGTAGTATGCTTCATCCCTCGACCCCTCAGTCATCATGATTATAACCTTCCCTGGGTCGCTTCTCCCAGTTCTACCTCTTCTTTGAATGTATCGAATGGCGCTGGGCACGGTGTCGTAGAAGATGACGACGTCGCATTCAGCTATGTCTAATCCTTCCTCCCCTATCTGGGTGGCTATTAGAACGTTGAAGAAGCCTGACTTGAAGTCCTCGATGATGAACGTTTGCTCTTTCTGTGATAAACCCCTATCAGTATACTTTGTCGACTGGCCTATAAGCCTTACCGCTGAGGCCATCCCCTTCAGCGACTGATTTACTTCCGTAACGATTTTAGATGCCGTCGACCTGTAGTTTGTGAATACCATCACCCTGCGGGCTTCCTTTAATACATCTCTAAGTATTGAAAGTAACTTAGGAATCTTAGGGTGTTGAACCTTTTCCTTCACAGCCTCCTTTACAAGACTTAAAGACTCCGCAACCTCATCGGACTCTAAGAAGAGTTTGGCTGACGCTGACCTTTTAACCTCTAACCGCCGACGTAAATTTTCAACGTACTCTAAGGCGGATTCGGGGCTTTGGGTTTCAATTAGCTCGATTACCTTTAAGGCGTGAACCGTGGAGTAAACTTCGGCTAGCCGCGAACCTTTACCGCCTTCCGAAGAGCTTTTTAGCTCACTTACCAGGGCTAGGATGTCCTTCAATCTTACCCGCTTGCTTTGCGCGGGAGATAACAACCCAAGGTATGGCTTCAATTTGCTCTTCACATAAGACTCCATGCGCTTTATGGCTTCGCGATATTTTTGAGGTAGTTGAACTTTCACCCACTCAACCTTCAATGTTGAAACGTAAGGTTTAACATCTGAGCTGGCTAAAGTTCTAGCCTCAATTTTCTCCATATACAAATTCCTTTTTATCACGTTGATCTCGTCCGCGTCGACTCCTGGCGAGGCCGTTAAACCTAGCAGTAACACGCCCCTTTCTCCGCTCGCCCTCTCCGCGATGAAGGTGTAAGCGTAATCGCCGACCGCCCGATGTGCTTCATCGAATATGATCATGGAGACCTGGCTTAGATCAGCTTTACCGTTGAGTAAATCGTTCATGAGCACTTGAGGAGTTGAGAAGACCACTTTCTTATTCCAGAGGTTAACGCGCTGATTGGGAGCTATGTAGCCTGTGACCGCCTCCATTTCCCGCGGGTTTAAAGCCAGGATTTTCCTGAAGGTGTTGAGATGCTGTAAAACTAGAGGGCGCGTTGGGGAAAGGAATATTACCTTGCTTTGCGGCTTTAGCTTCAGCATCTCAGCTGTGGCAAGCAAGGCTATGAGGGTTTTTCCAAGGCCGGTTGGAAGGCATACAAGCGTGTTTCTTTTCAGGCAGCTTTTAGCGATCTTAACCTGATACTCCCTAACCTCTAACGTGTTAGGCTTTATCATAGGGTGCTTAACCCATTCCTTGTAGGCCACTTCCATTCCCCAGAGAGGCGGTAAATCCTTTAAAGTTAAGTGAGAGAAGTTCTGTGATATGAGGGTTTAGCTGGGCTTGCGCGATGAAGATAACTGTGACTTTAATCCTAGTTTCCTGTTTGTTTTCGCTTGCCGCGTGGTCCCTGGATCCAGTTTTCATCCAAGAATGTTTGATTTACAGCTTGAAAAACATTTTAGAGGGCAAGGCCTGGACGGTGTTTACCGCGGTATTCGTTCATTCGAACCCTATTCACCTTTTGGGCAACATGCTTTTTTTGTTCGTGTTCGGGGAAACGTTAGAGAAGGAGCTTGGAGGAAGGAGGATGGCTGGTTCATTTCTACTAGGTGGGGCATTAGCCTTTCTCGCAAGCACACCATTCTATGGACAGGAGGTGGGGATGTTAGGGGCCTCAGCCGGCATTTTCACCTTAGCGGCCGTCGCGATGCTGGTTAAACCTCTGAGGTTTTCATGGCTGTTCCTCTCCCCCGTTGGAGTAGTGGCTTTTCTATACTTCCTATATAACGTCATGCTCGTTTACCGTGGAGTACACGACTCCGTCTCCTACATTGGGCATGTACTGGGGTTTACAGTCGGAGTACCCTTGGGAATAGCTTGGAGTAGGAGATGGGGGTTCAATCTGTTGGTGACAGTTTTTCTTTTAGCGTTGTACTTCATGATTCTCAAAATCTTTTTGGGGGTTGAGCTCTTTGGATGACCGTTTGATGAGTTCGAATCTATTCGTGAAAGAGGAGAAGGAACGTTTGAGGCTGAGGGTTTGGCGAACTATGTTTGAGAGCGGGGTATCGAGGCCTCCATATCCATGCTACGGCCGAATACCTAATTTTTCAGGAGCCAAAGAGGCGGCGGAAAGGGTTAGAAGTGTACCTGAATACGTGAAGGCCAACGTTATTTTAGTAAGCCCTGACTCCCCCCAAAGACCCGTCAGGGAGGCTGTGCTCAAAGACGAGAAAACGTTGGTGATGGCTACTCCTCGGCTTCGAAACGGATACCTTGTCATCGAACCCTTGACGGTTACTGATGTGAAGAGGGCCTCATCCATCTGGGGAGCTTATAAGATAGGCCGCTTGATTAAGGATTTATGCGCCGTGGATTTCGTCGTTGAAGGATGCGTGGCGGTAGATTTGAAGGGAAACAGGCTTGGGAAGGGAGGGGGTTTTGGAGACAGGGAAATCGCGGCCGCTAGGAGGCTTAATGAGGAGGTTAAGGTCGCAGTTACCTGCCATTCCATCCAAGTTTTAAGCCATGTTCCACGGTCAAGTTGGGATCAACCCGTGCAGTACATTGCCACCGAGGCTGCTTTGCATGTTTGCGGTTAACGAAAGACGCTCGGTCGGTCGGGCTAAATGAAAGGGAAAATATACGACAACGTAATCGAGTTGATTGGGAACACTCCCCTAGTCAGGTTAAACAGGATTGGGGAAGGCCTAAAGGCGGAGCTGATAGCGAAGCTTGAGTCGCGTAACCCAGGGGGAAGCGTGAAGGACAGAACATGCCTCAGCATGATCGCGGAGGCTGAGAAAGCTGGGCTCATAAACAAAAACACCGTTATCGTCGAACCGACCAGTGGAAACACTGGAATCGGCCTAGCCATGATCGCGGCCATAAAGGGATATAAAGTCATTCTCACGATGCCGGACACCATGAGCCTTGAAAGGAGGCGGCTACTGAAGGCTTATGGAGCTGAGCTTGTACTTACCCCAGGATTGAAGGGGATGAGCGGCGCGGTCGAGGAGGCTGAGAAAATA
The sequence above is a segment of the Candidatus Bathyarchaeia archaeon genome. Coding sequences within it:
- a CDS encoding CPBP family intramembrane glutamic endopeptidase yields the protein MNIIERTVKSLNYFIVALASINLTLYLFSLFLGVYMLISIQEAAEYMKEAFTPFIIIYMIPLRIPAQLTVGEVFTLLNIIYAIFFALTYMTGDGFHRQFKHVKDRNVLIPSNNWLLSMPYISGALLIGIIILQSFQEAHGVPTGGIRFNNPFNAMFSLAYSPLIEEIGFRVTPIGTLISIITYRATKERRLKKIWNASVSYIHPDRVKDALGLPTVDKNGVIRGLTVYEWILIAGSSAMFGLAHYFSGSGWNVGKISSATLAGVVLSIVYIWKGIPACVLLHWFFNYFGYVFDVAGAHWPNLLSPVSSLLDGVILLSGILGMSVIGFKTFSSLIKLLKPPTFPFNRILREHA
- a CDS encoding methionine adenosyltransferase, giving the protein MRNIIVKELKQTPLNSQPIEICERKGVGHPDSICDALLNEVSNELSKEYLKHFGVIMHHNIDKGLLVAGEVERRFGGGVVKKPMLLIFGDRATFKVDENVVPVEEITVRTAKKWFKENLRFVDPETHVKYQVELKRGSEPLVDIFKRGGAFLGANDTSAAVGFAPLTDTEKIVLETEHFLNSPEFKRKHPESGEDIKIMGVRHNKSLHLTVAMAFVDRYIDSEETYFRRKGEILEEIQEFVTANVDMEQITIDLNTLDRRGRGMGGMYLTVLGTSADDGDCGQVGRGNRVNGIIPLNRPTSSEAAAGKNPVSHVGKIYNLLSYRIAEKIYEKVSGLEEVYIWLVSQIGQSIDQPMMATAELILGKRTKLKEVRNEVKEIIDLELANINMFCKDLIESKVKVC
- a CDS encoding CBS domain-containing protein; the encoded protein is MLPELRDIEKRRRALGLTQKDLARYAGVSQSFIAKIESGRISPSYEKTKAIFDVLTSLERKREIKASEIMNDRIVGVSKDRPVSEAAKLMSETGYSQLPVFDDGNVVGSITEKTIINGMMRVKDPAELSQIRVEKIMDDAFPRIDESTPMDAISYLLQYSPAVLVTKKGKVVGIITKADLLKIFTG
- a CDS encoding redox-regulated ATPase YchF — its product is MIRIGIIGKTNTGKTTFFNSATSSTAEISTYPFTTKKPNMGIAYVSTLCVCGELNVKDNPKNSMCVEGWRFIPIELIDLPGLIRGAWKGRGLGTQFLSVAAQADVLLHIVDASGSVDEDGNLTRPGLGNPVSDVYDIEEELVLWFSKNVEKGRKKVEKLMSEFGYPTSQALEQVLAGIKVRADHIEKALSDLGLEDKALVNWNQKDCMDFSRKLREYSKPTILIANKMDLAPAESNYDRLRDEFKHMMVIPVCSEAELALRRAEEKGFIKYVPGEEDFKVLREDGLTTEQKWALNYVQRRVLSKWLRTGVQFALNMAVFKLLRMNTVYPVEDPAKLSDKRGNVLPDVFLVSPNSTAKDLAAQIHSELAKKMIYAVDARTGLRLPVDYVLRDRDVINIVSAARK
- a CDS encoding UPF0147 family protein, with the translated sequence MSSRGKSKKADYEARVKQALEVLNEVSQDTTTPRNIRRAAKNAIDALQTTEYSLGVRASNAIAILDDISQDPNMPPYTRVKLWNVMSFLEAIKD
- a CDS encoding Sjogren's syndrome/scleroderma autoantigen 1 family protein codes for the protein MSEHVRRMADLLKAGASMLSEPCPACGSPLFEVKGKVYCVKCNKPVVIVRSVEEEERVKSEFVLSRLESTVLARLSEAAEALDSEAEVKEVKKVGESILVWLEVLDKIRKLKAGL
- a CDS encoding DEAD/DEAH box helicase, which translates into the protein MEVAYKEWVKHPMIKPNTLEVREYQVKIAKSCLKRNTLVCLPTGLGKTLIALLATAEMLKLKPQSKVIFLSPTRPLVLQHLNTFRKILALNPREMEAVTGYIAPNQRVNLWNKKVVFSTPQVLMNDLLNGKADLSQVSMIIFDEAHRAVGDYAYTFIAERASGERGVLLLGLTASPGVDADEINVIKRNLYMEKIEARTLASSDVKPYVSTLKVEWVKVQLPQKYREAIKRMESYVKSKLKPYLGLLSPAQSKRVRLKDILALVSELKSSSEGGKGSRLAEVYSTVHALKVIELIETQSPESALEYVENLRRRLEVKRSASAKLFLESDEVAESLSLVKEAVKEKVQHPKIPKLLSILRDVLKEARRVMVFTNYRSTASKIVTEVNQSLKGMASAVRLIGQSTKYTDRGLSQKEQTFIIEDFKSGFFNVLIATQIGEEGLDIAECDVVIFYDTVPSAIRYIQRRGRTGRSDPGKVIIMMTEGSRDEAYYWAVRKKEETMIKAISSLETKERGQRPLENFFMEQNQKQTSQDKIKIIVDSRESSSQVINELCRLNVETKLETLSCADYILSDEVAAERKTSEDLATSIVDGRLFDQASRLKETYRKPIIIVEGESLTSLRGVKPESIVGAVSSLLVDYQIPVVRSANSKETALLLYFMAKREQRREGKEPRIRGGKRPPTLREFQEYVVAGLPNVDVKLARRLLKRFKSVEGVFTASAKELMEVEGIGEKKSKKIREVLTANYAQEGS
- a CDS encoding rhomboid family intramembrane serine protease produces the protein MKITVTLILVSCLFSLAAWSLDPVFIQECLIYSLKNILEGKAWTVFTAVFVHSNPIHLLGNMLFLFVFGETLEKELGGRRMAGSFLLGGALAFLASTPFYGQEVGMLGASAGIFTLAAVAMLVKPLRFSWLFLSPVGVVAFLYFLYNVMLVYRGVHDSVSYIGHVLGFTVGVPLGIAWSRRWGFNLLVTVFLLALYFMILKIFLGVELFG
- a CDS encoding 5-formyltetrahydrofolate cyclo-ligase; this encodes MDDRLMSSNLFVKEEKERLRLRVWRTMFESGVSRPPYPCYGRIPNFSGAKEAAERVRSVPEYVKANVILVSPDSPQRPVREAVLKDEKTLVMATPRLRNGYLVIEPLTVTDVKRASSIWGAYKIGRLIKDLCAVDFVVEGCVAVDLKGNRLGKGGGFGDREIAAARRLNEEVKVAVTCHSIQVLSHVPRSSWDQPVQYIATEAALHVCG